In the Calditrichota bacterium genome, one interval contains:
- the rlmB gene encoding 23S rRNA (guanosine(2251)-2'-O)-methyltransferase RlmB: MEQKNEKFIVYGRQPVIEALRSDYSVNSIWLARDLKGKVVGQIERVAKSKEVRVRKVDKNEIQKLSGPVVHQGVAAEMKPLTIKSEKILDSFLKEVENPFLLILDQVQDPHNTGAILRTAEISGVDAIILPEKGSAQLNATVAKTSAGALFHLNIFRVPYLESVIETLNGNGVLTGALMPGSENSMYQKDFKKPLAIIVGSEGPGVRKNIAALCSDRITIPQFGKIESLNASVATAVVLYEVVRQRQL, from the coding sequence ATGGAACAAAAAAACGAAAAATTTATAGTGTATGGCCGGCAACCGGTAATTGAAGCTTTGCGATCTGATTATAGTGTTAATTCAATTTGGCTTGCGCGTGACCTGAAAGGTAAAGTGGTTGGTCAGATTGAGCGTGTGGCAAAAAGCAAAGAAGTAAGAGTCCGCAAGGTTGATAAAAATGAAATCCAAAAGCTGAGCGGCCCCGTGGTGCATCAGGGTGTTGCTGCAGAAATGAAACCGTTAACAATAAAATCTGAAAAGATATTGGATAGTTTCTTAAAAGAGGTTGAAAATCCATTTTTACTCATTCTGGATCAAGTGCAGGATCCGCATAATACAGGTGCAATTTTACGCACAGCAGAAATCAGCGGAGTAGATGCCATTATTCTGCCGGAAAAAGGCTCTGCCCAGCTAAATGCAACCGTAGCAAAAACATCGGCAGGGGCGTTGTTTCATTTAAACATTTTCCGTGTGCCATACCTGGAAAGTGTAATTGAGACTTTAAATGGAAATGGGGTTTTAACCGGCGCCTTAATGCCCGGCTCGGAAAACAGCATGTATCAAAAAGATTTTAAAAAACCGTTGGCTATAATTGTTGGCAGCGAAGGACCGGGTGTGCGCAAAAATATTGCCGCTTTGTGCAGCGATAGAATTACAATACCCCAGTTTGGCAAAATTGAATCGCTTAATGCATCGGTGGCAACTGCCGTGGTTTTGTATGAGGTCGTCCGGCAGCGGCAATTGTAA
- a CDS encoding response regulator, which produces MQRILWADDEIEVLQAHVLFLQSKGYDVITVTNGDDAVAKINEAPYDIVLLDEMMPGKDGLTTLNEIKDSHPQTPVIMITKNEEESLMEEAIGKRIDDYLTKPVNPSQILMACKKILDKKNIISEKRSQEYAVEISKLSISLMNMNTPDDWIEQAVKIFRMDMELDASTDSDFRQILYDQRKESNKEFCKFVEKNYSAWLADRDNSPTLCTDIVPKYVVPNVQKDEKTILVIIDCMRVDQWFMLEPFFYEWFNIEKEYYYSVLPTATPFSRNAIFSGLFPSEIEKRYPQYWALNDDEASLNKYEKELLELQLKRHHIPPEKDVRYVKVMNNDDARSLEKNINNYLSADVLAIVINFVDILAHSRSDLPILKEIAPNEAAYRSLTSSWFEHSPFMAIFRKIAETKAKTFITSDHGSVRGLHGTKVIGDRETSTSLRYKYGRSLKVDKKHAAIVKDPEDWKLPSKGLNTNYIIAKEDYYFVYPNNYHKFINHYKDSFQHGGISMEEVILPLVKLEGK; this is translated from the coding sequence ATGCAGCGTATTTTATGGGCAGATGATGAAATTGAAGTTTTACAGGCACACGTTCTTTTTTTACAAAGCAAAGGTTATGATGTTATCACTGTAACAAATGGTGATGATGCCGTGGCAAAAATTAACGAAGCGCCATACGACATCGTTTTGCTGGATGAAATGATGCCCGGTAAAGATGGATTAACCACGTTGAATGAAATCAAAGACAGCCATCCTCAGACGCCGGTTATAATGATCACCAAAAATGAAGAAGAAAGCCTGATGGAAGAAGCCATCGGGAAACGAATTGATGACTACCTGACCAAGCCGGTAAATCCCAGCCAGATTTTGATGGCCTGTAAAAAAATCCTGGATAAGAAAAATATAATCAGTGAAAAACGCAGCCAGGAATACGCCGTGGAGATTTCCAAATTATCCATCTCCTTGATGAACATGAACACACCCGATGACTGGATTGAACAGGCTGTAAAAATATTCCGTATGGATATGGAATTGGATGCTTCTACCGATAGCGATTTCCGGCAGATTTTATATGATCAACGCAAAGAGAGCAATAAGGAATTTTGCAAATTTGTTGAAAAAAATTATTCTGCATGGCTTGCCGATCGTGACAACAGCCCAACCCTTTGTACAGACATTGTTCCGAAATATGTGGTTCCAAATGTACAAAAAGATGAAAAAACCATTTTGGTTATTATAGATTGTATGCGTGTGGATCAATGGTTTATGCTTGAGCCATTTTTTTATGAGTGGTTCAATATTGAAAAAGAATATTATTATTCTGTTTTACCAACGGCAACTCCTTTTTCCCGAAACGCAATTTTTAGCGGACTTTTTCCAAGCGAGATTGAAAAACGTTATCCGCAATATTGGGCCTTAAATGATGACGAGGCCAGCCTGAATAAATACGAAAAAGAGCTTCTGGAATTACAGCTTAAACGTCACCATATTCCACCCGAAAAGGATGTTCGTTACGTAAAAGTTATGAATAACGACGATGCCCGCAGCCTGGAGAAAAATATCAATAATTATCTTTCTGCTGACGTGTTGGCAATTGTAATAAACTTTGTAGATATCCTGGCCCATAGTCGCTCCGATTTGCCAATCTTAAAAGAAATTGCACCAAATGAAGCAGCATACAGATCGCTTACAAGTTCCTGGTTTGAGCACTCACCATTTATGGCAATTTTTCGCAAGATTGCTGAGACTAAAGCCAAAACTTTTATAACAAGTGATCATGGAAGTGTACGTGGTTTGCATGGTACAAAAGTAATTGGGGATCGGGAGACATCTACAAGTTTGCGCTACAAATATGGGCGAAGTTTAAAGGTTGATAAAAAGCATGCGGCGATTGTAAAAGACCCCGAAGATTGGAAATTGCCAAGTAAGGGACTTAATACAAATTACATTATTGCCAAAGAGGATTACTATTTCGTCTATCCGAATAATTATCACAAGTTTATAAATCACTACAAAGATAGTTTCCAGCATGGTGGAATTTCGATGGAAGAAGTAATATTGCCACTGGTTAAACTGGAGGGGAAATAA